TGATCGCCGTCGTGGACGCGCGACAGGCGGAAGCGGTCTACGGCTCGCGCTTCGGCGGAGGCCGTCCGAACATGTCGGTGCGTCATCGGATGGGCAACCGGTTGCTGACCGGTCTGACGAATGTGCTGTACGGATCGTCGCTGACGGACATGGAGACCTGCTACAAGCTGCTCCGGCGGAGCCTGTTCGTGGAGTTGGCGATTACCTGCAACCGCTTCGACGTCGAGCCCGAGATCACCGCCAAGCTGCTGCGGGCGGGGGTGACGATTCACGAGGTGCCGATCAGCTACACCGGGCGCAGCTTCGCCGAGGGGAAGAAGATCTCGTGGGTCGACTTCGTTTTGGCGGTATGGACGCTGGTGCGGCTGCGGGTTTCCGGCTGAGGCCCGCGCGCGTGGACGTGGGCCGGAGCCTCGCCTGCGGTACGCGCTGCGGTCGGCTCAGCTTTCCACGAAGACCCCGTGCGTCGCCGCAAGGTCGCGCGCCGCGGGGGTCACGATGGTGCGCTCGCCGATCACGATCGGCCGCGATTCGCGGATGGCGGCCCGGACGTCTTCCTCGCAGACGAACGGGACCGCCGTCGGTGGTCCGGCGGCGCGGCCCGGGTCCCGCGTCGGCGATGGAGGGACGGGCGCGCCAGCGGCGGCCGGCGCGTCCACCAGCGCCGCGACGCGTTCGGCTACCAGACGCCGGTCCAGCCCCGCCGCGCGCCCCGAGCGGCCGCCCCCCGCGTCCGAGTCCTGCTTCGAGGGCGAGTCGAGGGTGGCGGCTGCCTGGCGTGCGGTGCGCAACTCGTATGCCAGCCGCTTCACGTTGAGCAGATGGCGCGGCGAGATGTTGTCGGAGGTGACGTTGCCGCCGTGCCCGCCACAGCCGAGCGTCATCGACGGATCGAGGCCGGTCGTCATGCCGATGGAGCCGAGCGTCGCGGGCGTGTTCACCACTATGCGGAAGGCAGGTTTCCGCAGAGCGAACTCGAGAACGACCGACTCGTCTCTGGAGTGGATTGCCATGGTGTGGCCCATGCCGCCGTAGGCCAGAATCTGTCTGCATCGCTCGCAGCCTTCGCGCCAGTCCGCCACGACGTAGAAGGAGAGCACCGGGCAGAGCTTCTCGATGGACAGGGGATGGTCGCGGCCGACCCCGTCGAGCGGCGCGATGAGCGCCCGCGTGTGCTTCGGGACCTCCAGGCCGGCGCGCCCGGCGATCTCCACCGCCGTGCGGCCGACGAGCTTCGGATGCGGGAGCCGCTGCGGGGTGATCAGGACTCCGGCCAGGGCCGCCGTTTCGGCGCTGTTCAGGAAGTTCCCTCCCTGGGCCTGGAACTCGCGGCGCACCTCCTCGGCGATCGGGGCGTCGACCACTACCGAGTTTTCGGAGGAGCAGAGCAGTCCGTTGTCGAAGGTCTTGCCGGTGAGGACGTCGCGCACGGCCTTCCCGACGTCGGCGGATCGCTCGATGTAGGCGGGCGCGTTGCCCGGACCGACGCCGTAGGCCGGCTTGCCGGCCGAGTAGGCGGCGCGGACGAGACCCATGCCTCCGGTCGCGAGGATGACCGCGACCTCCCGCCGGCGCATCAACTCCTGCGTGCCCGCAAGGGTTACCGACTCCATCACGGAGATCGCGCCCTCGGGAGCTCCGGCGCCGCGTGCCGCACGCTCCAGCAGGCGCACGGTTCGGTTGATGCAGTCGACCGCCGCCGGGTGCGGGCTGATAACGATCGGGCAGCGCGCCTTCATCGCTACGAGCAGCTTGTAGATGGCGGTGGAGGTGGGATTGGTGGACGGGACGATCGCGGCGACCACCCCGAAGGGCTCTGCGATCTCCACGACGCGCCGGTCGTCGAGCCGCCGCAGCACGCCGACCGTCTTCATCGGTCGGATGAACTCGTACACGGTGCGCGCCGCGAAGAGATTCTTCCGGACCTTGTCGGCACGGACCCCGTAGCCGGTCTCGTCGACGGCGGCCGCCGCCAGTTCGCCGGCGTGCTCGGCGGCCGTCGCGGCCATGGCGCCGACGATGCGGTCCACCTGTTCCTGATCCAGCTCCGCCAGGGGGGATCGTGCCTCGCAGGCCCGCGCCGCGAGGCTGCGGGCCTGCTCCGTGGAGCGCTGGTCGATGCCCGAATCCAGTTCAGCCATGGCGGCGCAAGGGGTTCGCACCCAACGCCGGAGGACGCGCGGCAAAGGAGGGCCGGGCTCGTCCGACAATCGTCGCCCTACGCGACCGCTGCGGTCGCGCTACGGCCTCCGATTGCCGCCCAACCGGGCCCGGTCGGGAGGTCCGCACCGTTCTGCGGCGCAGACTCCTAGGTCGCGTCCCCGGCCGCGGGCAGGATCTTCTCGACCTCGTGATGCGGCCGCGGAATGACGTGGACCGAGACGAGCTCGCCGACCCGGCGCGCAGCGGCCGCCCCGGCGTCGGTAGCCGCCTTCACGGCGCCGACGTCGCCCCGCACCATGACCGTCACATAGCCGGCCCCGATGTACTCCTTGCCAATCAGCAGGACGTTCGCCGCCTTGACCATCGCATCGGCGGCCTCGATGGATCCGACGAGGCCCTTGGTCTCCACCATGCCGAGCGCTTCGAGTGTCATTCCCGCGTCAATCTCCCCGACGGAGGCGCCGCGCGCACGCAGCGCTGAACGGCCGGCAGACTAGCACATTGCCGAAGACACCCGCAACACGCTAGCATGGGTGACAGATGCTCTCTGTTCGTTCGACCCCGGTGCGCGGGGCGCTCGTTGTAGTTTGGCTCTCGACCTCACTTGGCTGTGCGGATCCCCCGGAACCGATTGCTTCCATCTCCGTGGAGCCCGATCGCGCGGCCGTATCCCTGGGCGCCCCTCTGGACCTGCGCTTCCGCTTCGACGTCCTGCCGGATCTCGCTGACGGACCCGGCGACGACTACCGGGTGTTCGTGCACTTCCTCGACGACCGCGAACAGATCCTGTGGACCGAGGATCACGATCCTCCCGTGCCGACGTCGCAGTGGACCGCGGGGCAGCCCATCGAGTACTCGCGGCGCGTGAAGATTCCGATGTATCCGTATATCGGCGATTCGATGATCGCGGCGGGGCTCTATTCTCCCCGGGACGGAACGCGCCTCCCCCTCGCCGGAAGCGATCTCGGTCAGATGGGGTACGACGTGGCGAGCATCCGGCTCGAGCCGCAGCACGAGAGCAGCTTCGTCACGTACGGCGACGGGTGGCACGAGGCGGAGATCAGCGCCGACGGGCGCAGGCAGTGGCGCTGGACGACCGGCCGGGGCGTGTTGTCGTTCCGGAATCCGAAACGCGACTCCCGGTTCGTCGTGGAGTTCGACGGCCGTGCGGACGTGTTCGAATCGCCGCAGAGGCTGTCCGTCGTCATCGGCGATCGTACGATCGAGGAATCGGAGGTGGATGCCACCGAGGTCGTCTATCTCACGTGCGACATCGCGGCGTCCGATCTCGGATCGGAAGACATCGTGAATCTGGAGCTGCGGGTGGATCGAACCTTCACACCCGCGGATATCGATGGCGAGGCGCCGGACGAGCGCGAGCTCGGCGTCCGCGTCTTCTACACGTACTTCGAGCCGCTCTGATTCTGGGCGGCGGCGGGTCGCTGCGCATCCGCCCACGGCGGGGCGCGACGACGGCGTGCGAACCGGCAGGCGGTAACCATGGTGCTGAAGTGGGGATTGATACTCTGCGGCGCGGCGGCGATGCTGGCCCTCGCCTGGGCGCCCGTCGCCTATGTGGTGAATGGGAAGGGTCGGGCCGCCCGCGAACGGGTGGAGTCCATCGTCGATCGTGCGGCACGGGCACCGGTCATGCCGGCGTTTCAGGGTAGCGGGAACGGCTTTCTCGACGCGCGGCCCGTCCCGGCACGGCTGGCGGAGCCCGTCGGGCAGGAGGCCTCTTCGGCAACCGGCGGCTACCGGGGCGAGGCGTCCCCGGCGGTACGGTCCGCGACGCCGGAACGGCCGTATGACCGTCTGGTGGAGCAGGCCGCGGCCCGCCACGGCGTCGACCCGGGTCTGGTGCACGCGTTGATCGAGGTGGAGTCCGGCTATCGCGCCGACGCGGTCTCCTCCGTCGGCGCGATGGGTCTGATGCAATTGATGCCGCGCACCGCGCGGCGCTACGGAGTCTCCGATCCGCTGGATCCGGCAGCCAACATCGACGCGGGAACGCAGCACCTGCGGGCGCTGCTCGACGAGTTCGGCCCCCTCTACGAGCTGAGCGCGCTGGCCGCGTACAACGCTGGCGAGGTCGTCGTCCGGCGGCACGGGGGAATTCCACCCTATCCGCAGACCCGCAGGTTCGTGCGCCGCGTTCTGGAGGTCCTGCTGTCACAACGGGGCCGGGGCGGCGGCGACTGACCGATGCACCGATGGAGTTTCGCTGCCGCCTCGGAACCGAGACCGGCGAGATCGTCGAACGGGTCTGCATCGCGGATAGCGAGACCATCCTCCGGCGGGACCTGGAGAAGGAAGGCCTGTACCTGCTGTCGCTCCGGCGACGGGGCGGATTCGCGTGGGCGGGCGCGCCGCTCGGGTGGAGACGGCGGCCCGGCTTGCGGGAGTTCACGGTCTTCAACCAGGAGCTGGCTGCGCTGCTTCGGGCGGGCATGCCGCTGCTGCAGTCGCTCGACATCCTGCGGCGGCGGACGGATCAGCCGGTCCTGAAGACCGTCCTGGACGACGTTCACGAGCGAGTGCGGGGCGGCTCCTCGTTGTCCGACGCGTTCGACAGCCATCGTGATCTCTTTCCCGGCGTCTATACCGCCTCGATCCTGGCGGGCGAGAAGAGCGGCAACCTCGAAGAGACGCTCCGGCGCTACGTGAGCTATGCCAGGGTCATCAGCGGCGTGCGCCGCCGGACGCTCTCGGCCCTCATCTACCCGGCCATCCTGCTGGCGCTGTCCGGCATCGTGGTGGCCATCATCGTCGTTCGCGTCGTGCCGGAGTTCACCAGCTTCTACGACTCGATGGGGGCGAGCCTGCCGGTTACCACACGCGTGCTGACCGGCGTCTCGCGTTTCGTCACCGAGTTCTTCTGGGTCCTGGCGCTCGCGGCCGCGGCGCTCGCCGGCGCGGTTTGGACGTGGAGCCGGCAGCCCGGACGCGGCGCGCAGCTCGACCGGTTGCTGCTCGGGCTGCCGTTCGTCGGCGACGTCGCCACCCGGTTCGCCACCTCACAGTTTGCGAGAACGCTGGCCACGCTGCTCGGCGGGGGCATTCCGCTCGTCAACGCGCTCGACGTCACGGCCCGCTCGGTCGGCAATCGCCACGTCTCCCGCAACCTGGAGACCATCGCCGGGGAGGTGCGCGAGGGCGGTGCGCTCTCGTCCTCGTTGGACGCGCGCGGGATCTTTCCGCCGGTGGCCGTCAAGATGGTAGAAGTGGGAGAGTCCACGGGGGCGCTGCAGGACATGCTGAACGCGGTGGCCGATTTCTTCGACGAGGAAATCGAGACGACGCTCGGGCGGTTCATGACGCTCATCGAGCCGTTGCTGCTGGTGATCATGGGTATCGTGATCGCCGGACTGTTGCTGGCGTTGTACTGGCCGCTGCTGCAACTCGGCGCCATCGTTTGATGACCGACGAGCGCCGGCCGGCCGCCCCACCCGGGAACGCGATGCTGGACGAAGCCGCCGACGCCTCCACGCCCGGCAAGCCGCCGGCGCCCGACGCCGACGCCGAGGTCGCGCGCGCACGCGCGCTCGCCGAGCGGTACCGCCTCGAGTACGTCGACATGGAGCGGTACTACGTCGATCAGGCTCTGCTGCGGTCGATTCCCGCCGACATGATGCTGCGCTACCGCTTCGTGCCCCGGCGCCGCACGGGCGAGGCGCTCGAGATCATCGTCTCGGATCCGACCGACCTGCCGATGATCGACGAGCTTGCGCTCCTGCTGGGCGCCCCGGTGACCGTGACGGTGGGAACCGCGTCGGCTATCGAGTCGATTCTCACCCGTAGCGAGAGCTCGCAGCGCGTGCTCGACGAGGCCACCGAGAGCTTCCAGTTGCAATTCCTGCGCGAGGAGGAGGCGGCCGACGAGAGCCTCACGGTCGAACGACTGACCAGCGACATCAGTCCGGTGATCAAGCTGGTCGACTCGATGATCTACACGGCCATCCAGCGGCGCGCCAGCGACATCCACGTCGAGACCCAGGACGACGCGCTGCACGTCAAGTACCGCATCGACGGGGTGCTGCAGGCGGCCATGCGGCCGATCGACAAGCAGTTCCACAGCGCCGTGCTGTCGCGCATCAAGGTGATGGCGGAGCTCGACATCGCCGAGAAACGGGTGCCGCAGGACGGGCGTTTCAAGCTGCGAATGCCCGGCAAGACCATCGACTTCCGGGTGTCGATCATGCCGAGCATCCACGGCGAGGACGCGGTCATCCGCATTCTCGACAAGGAATCGATCAGCGAGCAGTTCCGGGAGCTGCGGCTCGACATCCTGGGTTTTCCCGCCGACGAGCTGCGGCGTTTCCGCCGCGCCATCGCGGAGCCGTACGGCATGGTGCTCGTGACCGGTCCGACCGGCAGCGGGAAGACGACGACGCTGTACGGGGCGCTGGCGGAGATCACCTCGTTGGAGGACAAGATCGTCACCATCGAGGACCCGGTCGAGTATCAGCTCAAGGGGATCACCCAGATCCCGATCAACGAGCGCAAGGGGCTGACGTTCGCCCGCGGCCTGCGCTCGATTCTGCGCCACGATCCCGACAAGATCATGGTAGGGGAGATCCGCGACCCGGAGACCGCGCAGATCGCGATTCAGTCCGCGCTCACGGGCCACCTGGTGTTCACCACGGTGCACGCGAACAACGTCATCGACGTGCTCGGACGGTTCCTGAACATGGGCGTCGAGGCGTACCAGTTCGTATCGGCCCTCAACTGCGTTCTGGCGCAGCGCCTCGTGCGGACGATCTGCCGGGACTGCCGGCATCCGGTGACGGTCCCCGAAGAAGAGCTCCGGGAAGCGAAGATCGATCCGGCAGTCGCGGCGGAGCACACCTTCTACGAGGGCGGCGGCTGCATCGAGTGCGGTGGGACCGGCTACCGGGGCCGTACCGCGATATGCGAGCTGCTCGACCTGAGCGACCACCTCCGGGAGCTGATCCTGGGCCGGCGCCCCACGTCGGAGATCAAGCAGGCGGCGCGCGACGCCGGCATGCGCTTCCTGCGCGAATCGGCGGTCGAGCAGGTACTGCAGGGGAGGACCACCCTGCACGAAATCAACAAGGTCACCTTCGTTGCGTAGCAACCTCCTGCGGTCACTGTTCACGACCCCCGGTCCGGCGGTCGCCGTCTCGATCGCGCCGGAGCAGGTGACGGCGGTGCACGTGGAATCGGGCCGGACGGGGCCGCTGGTGCGGGGGCACGCGCGGTTGCCCCTGCCCCCGGGAGCCGTGACGCCCGCCGTCCAGGGCACGAACCTCGCGGACCCGGCTGCGGTTGCCGAAGCACTGGATGGCGTGCTGGAGCGGCTTCCGCGCCGCCCGCGCCGGATCGGGCTCCTGCTGCCGGATGCCGCGGCCAAGGTCTCGATGGTGCGGTTCGCCAGCGTGCCGGCCCGGGCCGCGGATCTCGACTCCATGCTGCGCTGGCAGGTACGAAAGACCGTGCCGTTCGACGTGGACGAAGCGCAGGTGGACTGGATGCCGGGCCGGACGACCGCCGGGGGCGAGCAGGAATTCGTCACGGTTCTCGCGCATCGCGCGGTGATCGAGGAGTACGAGCGGGTCTGCGCGGCGGCGGGAATGCACGCCGGGCTGGTGGACCTGCTGAGCTTCAGCCTGATCGAAGCGGCGGTCGCGTGCGGCGCGACCGACCCGACCGCGGATTGGCTGCTCGTGCTCGTCGGTGGAGGCTCCAGCACGCTCGCCGTGGTGCGCGACCGGCATCCGCTCCTGTTCCGGACCGTTGCGGATGGGCAGCCGCCGGGCGACCTCGTGCACCAGACGGCGATGTACTACGAGGACCGGCTCGGAGGCGGTGGGCTCTCCCACGCGCTGATCGCCGGGAACGGCGGGGCGCAGCACGGTTTCGAGGCCATCCGGCGGGCCATCGAGGGCCGGTTGGCGATTGCGGTCGAGCCGATTGCGAACCGGCTCGCGCGTCTGCTGCCGGACCGGGACGGGCTCGATGCCGCCGCGCTCGACGGCCTGGCGGCGCCCCTGGGACTACTCCTGCGGACGCGTCCGCCGCGGCGGGCGTCCGCATGAGGTGCCGAGGATGAATCTGGCGACGCGACCGTTCTACAACGAACGCGCGGTTCATCTCGTCGTGGCGGCGGTCGGGCTCGCGATCGTCGCGATCCTCGCGCTGGAGGTCGTCCGCTTCGTGGCGCTGTCGCGGGCGCACGGCGAGCTGACGCTGGCGGCGGAGACGGCCGAAGGCGAAGCGGCCGCCGTCTCGACCCGAACGGCGCGACTCGAGCGCGAGATGCCTCGCGACGCAACGGCCACTGTGGTCGCCGCAGCGGAAGAGGTCAACCGGCTGATCGAGCAGCGGCTGTTCTCGTGGACCGCCTTTTTCAACGTCATCGAGCAGACCCTGCCGGCGGCGGTGATGCTGACCGCGGTACGTCCGGACGCGGACGAAGAGGGGACCAGCGTCGATCTGGCGGTGATCGGCCGCACCGTCGCCGACATCGAGGAGTTCATCCGACGACTCGAGCAGACCGGGGTCTTCGCGGACGTGCTGGCCCGGCAGGGCGAGCTGAACGAGGAGGGCATGTACCGGGCGCAGTTGCGCGGGCGCCTGGTGCGCCCCGATGAGACGACGGCCGGCCGGGACGAACCGGCGGAGGGAGCATGAGCCGGACCCTCGCGTTCGTTCGGCGGGTGATTGCGGAGAAACGCGTCGTCGCTCTGCTGTTGGCGATCGGCCTGATCGTCGACGCCGGCCTCTATGCCCTCGTGGTCTATCCGGAGTTCGTCAGGGTGGAGAACGCCGGTCTGCGCGCGGCGGCGGCCTCCGCCGGACTGGAAGCGGCGCGGCGGCGCTTCGAGACCGCGCGGCTTGCGGCGGACGGGATGGCGCGCGCCGAGGCCGGACTGCTTGCGTTCCACCAGGACATTCTGCCGCGTGACCTGGCCGGCGCACGCGCGCTGACGTTCGCCCGACTCGCGGGGCTCGCGTCCGAGCACGCGCTGTTGATGGAACGGCGCGCTTCGGCGACGGACCGCGAAGAAGGCAGCCTCCTGGCGCGCCTGCAGGTCTCGATGTTGCTCAGCGGGGCGTACCGGGACATCCGCCGGTTCATTCACGCGATCGAGACCGCGCCCGAGTTTCTCGTCATCGAGGAGATCGTCCTGAGCCGGGGAGACGAGTCGGAGGCCGGCGAAGTGCTGAACCTGATGCTCTCCACGTACTATCGGCACCATGACCATGCCGAGCGCCTCGAGCCCTAGGAGCCTGCACGGCAGAAGCGGCCCGTGGAGGGCCGCGCTCCGGCGTGTGCGCGAGCGCCCGGACCGCGCAACGCGCGGCTATTCCTTCGTCGAGTTGCTCGTCGTCAGCAGCATTCTCCTGATCCTCGCGTCGGCGGTGGCGCCGCTCGCGCAGGTGACGATGCAGCGCCAACGGGAATCGGAGCTGCGGCGGGCCCTGCGCGAGATGCGGACGGCCATCGACCGCTACAAGGACGCGGTGGACCTCGGCGTCATCGGGGGTACGGATATCGATCCGGAGAACCAGGGCTATCCGCCCAGCCTCGGCACGCTGGTGGAGGGCGTGGAGCCGGTCGACGAGAGCACCGGCGGCGTGCTGCGCTTCCTGCGGCGGATTCCGATCGATCCGATGACGAAGAGCACCGACTGGGGCCTGCGGTCCTACCAGGACGATCCGGACGCGACACGTTGGGGTGGGGATAATGTGTACGACGTCTACACACGGTCGCGGGGCATGGCACTCGACGGCACGCGCTACCGGGACTGGTGACACGATGCAGGACTGGCGGAACGCGCGCGGCTGGACGCTCATCGAGCTGACGATCGTCATCTCGCTGATCACGGTACTGTCGACGATTGCCCTCGTCGGCTACGGCAACGCGGTGGCCCGCGCGCGCGAGGCGGTGCTCAAGGAGGATCTCTTCCGCATGCGCGACGCGATCGATCAGCACTACGCCGACCTCGGGGAGTACCCCCCGGATCTGCACGCCCTGGTGAGCGCCGGCTATCTGCGTGCGATTCCCGAGGATCCGATGACGCGCTCGTCCGAGACCTGGGTGGTCGTGCCGGCGGAACCGGATCTGGCGGATCCGTTCGTGCAGGGCGTCTATGACATCAGGAGCGGGTCCGAGGGGATCGCCCTCGACGGCACCACCTACGCCGACTGGTAGGGACCGCGTGAAGATGCGCCGGCCACTGCGGGGGCAGCGGGGGTTCGCGATGGCGGCCCTGCTCGTCGTTCTCGCCATCATGAGCCTCATGTTGTCGATGGCGCTCCCCACCTGGCACCACGCGGCGCAGCGCGAGCGCGAGGCCGAGCTGATCTTCCGCGGCGAGCAGTACGCGCGGGCGATCATGCTCTATCAGCGGCAGACCCCCGGCGCCTATCCACCCGACGTCGATACGCTCGTGGAGGGCAGGTTCCTGCGCCGCGCCTACCGTGATCCGATGACCGCCGGCGGTGAGTTCCGCCTCATTCTGCAGTCGGAGTTGTCGGAGTTCGGCGGTGCGGGGGGCGACGGGTCGCCAGCGGGCGGCGCATCCTCGGAAGCGGGGGGCGGGACGCGGCGTTCGGACGACGACGCGGGGAACAGACCGGGATTCATGCGGGGCGTCCGGCCGGTCGCGAATCGGGACGAGCGCGATCCCGGGGGCGTGGACGGCAACATCGCCGGCGTCGTGAGCCGTAGCGAGGAGACCTCGATCGCCCTCTACAACGGGCAGTCGAAGTACAGCGACTGGGTCTTTCTCGGCGAGGGGTCGGCGGCGGGGGAGGCCGGCGGCGAGGCAGGGCAGCCGGAGCCAGGTCTGTCGGATCCCTTCGGCGGACCCTCGAGCCGGGGAGCGGGAATCGGCCCGGGAGCGTTCCGACAGGGCCGCGGCGGAGGCGGACGATGACGGTGACGGTCAGTCGCCCGCCGGTCCGTTGCGGGTGAGGCCCCTGACGAGCCACGCGGCCGAAACGGCGGCGCCGACGAG
Above is a window of Acidobacteriota bacterium DNA encoding:
- a CDS encoding glycosyltransferase family 2 protein; translation: MRLSIIVPVFNERATVLQVLDRVAAIDSEAEIVVVDDGSTDGTRALLAERARRNDRKITLVQHPVNRGKGAALASGVGRATGDYVIVQDADLEYDPADYRKLIAVVDARQAEAVYGSRFGGGRPNMSVRHRMGNRLLTGLTNVLYGSSLTDMETCYKLLRRSLFVELAITCNRFDVEPEITAKLLRAGVTIHEVPISYTGRSFAEGKKISWVDFVLAVWTLVRLRVSG
- a CDS encoding aldehyde dehydrogenase family protein is translated as MAELDSGIDQRSTEQARSLAARACEARSPLAELDQEQVDRIVGAMAATAAEHAGELAAAAVDETGYGVRADKVRKNLFAARTVYEFIRPMKTVGVLRRLDDRRVVEIAEPFGVVAAIVPSTNPTSTAIYKLLVAMKARCPIVISPHPAAVDCINRTVRLLERAARGAGAPEGAISVMESVTLAGTQELMRRREVAVILATGGMGLVRAAYSAGKPAYGVGPGNAPAYIERSADVGKAVRDVLTGKTFDNGLLCSSENSVVVDAPIAEEVRREFQAQGGNFLNSAETAALAGVLITPQRLPHPKLVGRTAVEIAGRAGLEVPKHTRALIAPLDGVGRDHPLSIEKLCPVLSFYVVADWREGCERCRQILAYGGMGHTMAIHSRDESVVLEFALRKPAFRIVVNTPATLGSIGMTTGLDPSMTLGCGGHGGNVTSDNISPRHLLNVKRLAYELRTARQAAATLDSPSKQDSDAGGGRSGRAAGLDRRLVAERVAALVDAPAAAGAPVPPSPTRDPGRAAGPPTAVPFVCEEDVRAAIRESRPIVIGERTIVTPAARDLAATHGVFVES
- a CDS encoding BMC domain-containing protein, whose translation is MTLEALGMVETKGLVGSIEAADAMVKAANVLLIGKEYIGAGYVTVMVRGDVGAVKAATDAGAAAARRVGELVSVHVIPRPHHEVEKILPAAGDAT
- a CDS encoding lytic transglycosylase domain-containing protein, whose protein sequence is MPAFQGSGNGFLDARPVPARLAEPVGQEASSATGGYRGEASPAVRSATPERPYDRLVEQAAARHGVDPGLVHALIEVESGYRADAVSSVGAMGLMQLMPRTARRYGVSDPLDPAANIDAGTQHLRALLDEFGPLYELSALAAYNAGEVVVRRHGGIPPYPQTRRFVRRVLEVLLSQRGRGGGD
- a CDS encoding type II secretion system F family protein; this encodes MEFRCRLGTETGEIVERVCIADSETILRRDLEKEGLYLLSLRRRGGFAWAGAPLGWRRRPGLREFTVFNQELAALLRAGMPLLQSLDILRRRTDQPVLKTVLDDVHERVRGGSSLSDAFDSHRDLFPGVYTASILAGEKSGNLEETLRRYVSYARVISGVRRRTLSALIYPAILLALSGIVVAIIVVRVVPEFTSFYDSMGASLPVTTRVLTGVSRFVTEFFWVLALAAAALAGAVWTWSRQPGRGAQLDRLLLGLPFVGDVATRFATSQFARTLATLLGGGIPLVNALDVTARSVGNRHVSRNLETIAGEVREGGALSSSLDARGIFPPVAVKMVEVGESTGALQDMLNAVADFFDEEIETTLGRFMTLIEPLLLVIMGIVIAGLLLALYWPLLQLGAIV
- a CDS encoding type II/IV secretion system protein; protein product: MLDEAADASTPGKPPAPDADAEVARARALAERYRLEYVDMERYYVDQALLRSIPADMMLRYRFVPRRRTGEALEIIVSDPTDLPMIDELALLLGAPVTVTVGTASAIESILTRSESSQRVLDEATESFQLQFLREEEAADESLTVERLTSDISPVIKLVDSMIYTAIQRRASDIHVETQDDALHVKYRIDGVLQAAMRPIDKQFHSAVLSRIKVMAELDIAEKRVPQDGRFKLRMPGKTIDFRVSIMPSIHGEDAVIRILDKESISEQFRELRLDILGFPADELRRFRRAIAEPYGMVLVTGPTGSGKTTTLYGALAEITSLEDKIVTIEDPVEYQLKGITQIPINERKGLTFARGLRSILRHDPDKIMVGEIRDPETAQIAIQSALTGHLVFTTVHANNVIDVLGRFLNMGVEAYQFVSALNCVLAQRLVRTICRDCRHPVTVPEEELREAKIDPAVAAEHTFYEGGGCIECGGTGYRGRTAICELLDLSDHLRELILGRRPTSEIKQAARDAGMRFLRESAVEQVLQGRTTLHEINKVTFVA
- a CDS encoding PilN domain-containing protein, with protein sequence MNLATRPFYNERAVHLVVAAVGLAIVAILALEVVRFVALSRAHGELTLAAETAEGEAAAVSTRTARLEREMPRDATATVVAAAEEVNRLIEQRLFSWTAFFNVIEQTLPAAVMLTAVRPDADEEGTSVDLAVIGRTVADIEEFIRRLEQTGVFADVLARQGELNEEGMYRAQLRGRLVRPDETTAGRDEPAEGA
- a CDS encoding type II secretion system protein; protein product: MPSASSPRSLHGRSGPWRAALRRVRERPDRATRGYSFVELLVVSSILLILASAVAPLAQVTMQRQRESELRRALREMRTAIDRYKDAVDLGVIGGTDIDPENQGYPPSLGTLVEGVEPVDESTGGVLRFLRRIPIDPMTKSTDWGLRSYQDDPDATRWGGDNVYDVYTRSRGMALDGTRYRDW
- a CDS encoding prepilin-type N-terminal cleavage/methylation domain-containing protein gives rise to the protein MQDWRNARGWTLIELTIVISLITVLSTIALVGYGNAVARAREAVLKEDLFRMRDAIDQHYADLGEYPPDLHALVSAGYLRAIPEDPMTRSSETWVVVPAEPDLADPFVQGVYDIRSGSEGIALDGTTYADW
- a CDS encoding type II secretion system protein gives rise to the protein MRRPLRGQRGFAMAALLVVLAIMSLMLSMALPTWHHAAQREREAELIFRGEQYARAIMLYQRQTPGAYPPDVDTLVEGRFLRRAYRDPMTAGGEFRLILQSELSEFGGAGGDGSPAGGASSEAGGGTRRSDDDAGNRPGFMRGVRPVANRDERDPGGVDGNIAGVVSRSEETSIALYNGQSKYSDWVFLGEGSAAGEAGGEAGQPEPGLSDPFGGPSSRGAGIGPGAFRQGRGGGGR